The Aedes albopictus strain Foshan chromosome 1, AalbF5, whole genome shotgun sequence genomic interval AAGGACGGCGCAAAATTGGACGATGCTGCGAAAGTGCGATTGTTGCTGCGGAGTCTCAGCGTGCTTGTCCACGACAAGTACGTCAATTTCATGTTGCCAAGCTACCCCCGTGACTACACATTTGATGAGACGGTGAAGAAACTGAAGGAGTTTTTCGGTGTACGGATCTCGTTGTTCAGCAAGCGCTACCTGTGTTTCCAGTTGACCAAGAACGACACCGACGATTTCCTGACGTACGCTGGAACGGTCAACAGGTGCTGCGAAGATTTCGACCTCAACAACATCACGGCGGATCAATTCAAGAGCCTGATTTTCATCTGCGGGTTACGATCTTCCAAGGACGCTGACATCCGGACAAGACTCCTTTCCAAGCTCGAGGGAAGTGTGGAAGGCGAATACACTCTGGAATCACTCATCACCGAGTGCCAACGCCTCCAAGACCTCAAATACTACACTGCCTTGGTGGAGCAGAAGAAATCGGTGAGTACAATTTGTGCTGTCAAGCAGCGCAAATCCGCACCGCCCAGACCTGGATCCAAGGACAGGAAGACGACAAAAGCTGATTATCCTAAGACGCCCTGCTGGCAGTGTGGCGGAATGCACTACGTCCGCGACTGCAGCTACACGAAGCACGTAGCTGGTACTCATCGAAGGCTGCAGGTAAGAAGAAGACGAACGCAAATGGCGTTTTCAGCATCAACCAGGAAAATGGCTCCTCAAACCGAAAGTTCCTGACAGTGGACATCGACGGATCACAAGTCACCCTGCAGCTGGACACCGCGTCGGACATCACGATCATCTCGAAGAAGCAGTGAAGGAAGAAGCACCATCGCTGACTCCCACCACACGGACGGCGAAAACGGCATCAGGTGATTCGCTCCATCTACTTGGTGAACTCCGATCGACAATCACGCTCGGATGTGTCACTAAAACAGCAACGTTCTACGTAACCAACAGCCCAATCAACCTGTTCGGTCTGGACTTGATCGACCTATTCGGTCTATGGGACACCCCGTTATCAACGATTTGCAACCAGGTCCACGTTGCTGCTCCAACCGATCAGATTCAACGGTACAAAGCCGCGTTTCCTGATGTATTCAAGCCCGGCCACGGACACTGCAAGAAGATGAAGGTGCGACTTTATCTCCAGCCTGGAGCCAGACCCGTTTTCAAGCCGAAGAGACCAGTTCCGTTCACGTCCATGGAGAAGATTGAAGCTAACTGGACCGCCTCCAGTCCCTGGACATCATCAAGCCAGTGGAATATTCGCCATGGGCTGCTCCAATTGTCGCAGTGAAGGAACCCGGAGGAAAAGTGCGAATCTGTGCCGACTATTCAAACGGACTCAACGCTGCCTTGGAACCCAACCACTACCCGCTGCCGGTCCCGGATGACATCTTTAGCAAGCTCAACGGTTGCTGCTATTTCAGCATCATTGATCTCAGTGATGCTTACCTTCAAGTGGAAGTTGACGACGACTCCAAGCAACTCCTCACAATCAACACGCATCGAGGTCTCTTTCGCTTCAACCGGCTCGCACCTGGTGTGAAATCCGCACTGGGGGCCTTCCAGCAGCTAATGAACAGCATGATTGCCGACCTCGAAGGAGTGGAATCGTTCTTGGATGACGTCCTGGTGTTCAGCTCGAGTACCTCATCGCTCTATTCCAACGACTTCAAGCATTTGGTTTCGTTCTGCGCGAGGAAAAATGCAACCTTCTTCAGTTGCAGATCAAATACCTCGCCCACATCGTAGATGCCGAAGGACTCCATCCTGATCCGTCCAAGGTGGAAGCAATCGTCAAGATGCCACCTCCCAAGGATGTCACGGGTCTGCGCTCGTTCCTCGGTGCTGTAAATTTCTATGGTAAGTTTGTCCAGGAGATGCACCAACTGCGGCGGCCAATCGACGCgctgcacagtgggcaaaaaccaaccaaaaccgacaaagaattctATATATTTTGTTGCAAGTGGCTTCGAACTTTGAACTAAACCATTACCAAATGGAAAAAGCCTGGGGAATCGAATGAGACTGGTTTCAGCCACCGCACGAGACGGCAAATTGCTCTACGGGGCTCATTTAGCCCCAAATCccttatatttcaaagaaatcttATAGTTTTCGAATCGCAAATCAGACTTTTTGGTATTATTTGAGGTGTC includes:
- the LOC134288145 gene encoding uncharacterized protein K02A2.6-like; protein product: MAKSGEAHSHDLYQQILDQNRQMAEQNARMMQMMERFGIEENGSHRPTHNPEFIIESLASNIREIVYDPDNGLVFDRWYRKYEDLFLKDGAKLDDAAKVRLLLRSLSVLVHDKYVNFMLPSYPRDYTFDETVKKLKEFFGVRISLFSKRYLCFQLTKNDTDDFLTYAGTVNRCCEDFDLNNITADQFKSLIFICGLRSSKDADIRTRLLSKLEGSVEGEYTLESLITECQRLQDLKYYTALVEQKKSVSTICAVKQRKSAPPRPGSKDRKTTKADYPKTPCWQCGGMHYVRDCSYTKHVAGTHRRLQFLTVDIDGSQVTLQLDTASDITIISKKHPINLFGLDLIDLFGLWDTPLSTICNQVHVAAPTDQIQRYKAAFPDVFKPGHGHCKKMKSLDIIKPVEYSPWAAPIVAVKEPGGKVRICADYSNGLNAALEPNHYPLPVPDDIFSKLNGCCYFSIIDLSDAYLQVEVDDDSKQLLTINTHRGLFRFNRLAPGVKSALGAFQQLMNSMIADLEGVESFLDDVLVFSSSTSSLYSNDFKHLIKYLAHIVDAEGLHPDPSKVEAIVKMPPPKDVTGLRSFLGAVNFYGKKTVGRPTPNAGRDRRMAGPRA